In Alistipes ihumii AP11, a genomic segment contains:
- a CDS encoding glycosyltransferase family 4 protein, with amino-acid sequence MPTRRIAFLLPRSGVTPIGGYKVVYEYANRLAADGYEVELVYPAYVARFQQSLLVTCLKWSKSLITFLYRRWKGYSGRQWFPLHERIKEHWVWSLVEKRVPLADVYIATAVQTSRYLERYVGILPERKYYFIQGFENWGSNTSEHVMESYRYPMRKIAIARWLVERVESCGESCALIYNGFDFDYFKREIPCSDRDKFRIAMMYHALETKGCADGFKALEIVKARYPQIEVSIFGATPRPRHLPKWYHYVQRPDRQTHNRIYNEAAIFIGTSWSEGWGLTVGEAMMCGAAVACTDNPGYSEMARNSETALVSPIKNSQALAENIIRLLEDDELRCRIAEAGYRNIQQFTWEASYPKFRSLIENGCRQI; translated from the coding sequence ATGCCTACCCGACGAATAGCATTTCTACTGCCCCGATCCGGCGTCACTCCAATCGGTGGGTACAAGGTCGTCTATGAATACGCCAACCGACTGGCGGCCGACGGATACGAAGTCGAACTGGTCTATCCCGCCTACGTAGCTCGATTCCAACAAAGCCTGCTGGTGACCTGCCTGAAGTGGAGCAAATCGTTGATCACGTTTCTTTACCGAAGGTGGAAGGGGTATTCGGGTCGGCAATGGTTTCCACTACATGAACGGATTAAGGAACATTGGGTATGGTCCCTCGTCGAAAAGCGCGTTCCTTTAGCTGATGTTTACATCGCTACGGCAGTCCAAACCTCGCGTTATCTGGAACGATATGTAGGCATTTTGCCGGAACGAAAATATTATTTCATACAGGGATTCGAGAATTGGGGCAGCAACACATCTGAGCATGTCATGGAATCCTACCGCTATCCTATGCGAAAGATCGCCATCGCCCGTTGGCTCGTCGAACGAGTCGAGTCGTGTGGCGAAAGTTGCGCATTGATATACAATGGATTCGACTTCGATTATTTTAAAAGGGAAATCCCTTGCTCGGACCGAGACAAATTCCGTATCGCCATGATGTATCACGCTTTGGAAACGAAAGGATGTGCTGACGGCTTCAAAGCATTGGAGATCGTCAAAGCACGCTATCCTCAAATAGAGGTTTCCATATTCGGAGCGACACCCCGCCCCCGACATTTACCCAAATGGTATCATTATGTACAGCGCCCCGACCGGCAGACGCACAATCGCATTTATAACGAAGCGGCTATTTTTATCGGAACGAGTTGGTCGGAAGGCTGGGGGCTGACCGTAGGAGAAGCCATGATGTGCGGCGCAGCAGTTGCTTGTACGGACAATCCGGGTTATTCGGAGATGGCACGGAATAGCGAAACGGCCCTGGTATCGCCGATCAAAAATTCACAAGCGTTGGCCGAGAACATCATCCGTTTGCTCGAGGACGACGAATTGCGCTGTCGTATCGCAGAGGCTGGTTATCGAAATATACAACAATTCACATGGGAGGCATCTTATCCGAAATTTCGTTCGTTGATCGAAAACGGCTGTCGGCAAATATAG
- a CDS encoding EpsG family protein: MHTLGIVTLLFVGCAIIALGESSIKRKQLYFIYGLTGFLMVLAAGLRDGNTVSDYKTYLNMFQYPEEASTVEPTFTLIGSLVKAVCPWPVLLFVIYASIGVTCKILAIKRLTSLLFLSLVIYISNVYLLHDMTQIRAGVASGIFLLAIRPLAEHKIFRYTALILLASLFHYSSLLLLPLVVLKNQPIASKSKCLWWSIVPLGFIVHGTMFDISVIPIESIRLKLEMYQHLQEQSVQGFTDANLFNPYFLFRCALYYGMLWKRDTIGTYNPYFPLLIKIEGIALFLFPALSFISLLGYRGSELLGVVEIILYPLFMYAFRPRIAAKMAVIGIGTLLLAVNIIHKHLIFT; encoded by the coding sequence ATGCATACTTTAGGTATCGTTACGTTGCTATTCGTTGGCTGCGCCATTATCGCATTGGGCGAATCGAGCATAAAGCGAAAACAACTGTATTTTATATACGGGCTGACCGGATTTCTGATGGTATTGGCCGCCGGATTGAGAGACGGAAATACCGTCAGCGATTATAAGACTTACCTCAACATGTTCCAATACCCAGAGGAGGCGTCTACGGTAGAACCCACATTTACCCTCATCGGCTCTCTGGTCAAAGCAGTTTGTCCGTGGCCCGTCCTATTATTCGTGATTTACGCGAGCATCGGCGTTACATGCAAGATTTTAGCTATCAAGAGACTGACTTCATTATTATTTCTGTCGTTAGTCATTTACATATCGAACGTGTACCTGCTACACGACATGACGCAAATCAGAGCCGGAGTTGCGTCCGGCATTTTTTTGCTGGCCATTCGACCTCTGGCCGAACACAAAATATTCCGTTATACGGCTTTGATTCTGCTGGCCTCGCTTTTCCATTATTCTTCACTGTTGCTATTACCGCTAGTCGTGTTGAAAAACCAACCGATTGCAAGCAAAAGCAAATGCCTCTGGTGGAGTATCGTACCGCTGGGATTCATAGTCCACGGTACGATGTTCGATATTTCCGTCATTCCCATCGAAAGCATTCGACTCAAACTGGAAATGTATCAACATCTTCAGGAACAAAGCGTACAAGGGTTTACGGACGCCAATTTATTCAACCCGTACTTTTTGTTCCGATGTGCGCTGTATTACGGCATGCTGTGGAAACGTGACACGATCGGAACGTACAATCCCTATTTCCCGCTATTGATTAAGATAGAAGGAATCGCCCTCTTTCTGTTTCCCGCGCTTTCATTCATCTCGTTACTCGGGTATCGGGGATCCGAATTACTGGGCGTCGTCGAGATTATCCTGTATCCACTGTTCATGTACGCATTCCGGCCTCGAATAGCTGCCAAGATGGCGGTGATCGGAATCGGTACTCTGCTACTGGCGGTCAACATCATTCATAAACATTTGATTTTTACATGA
- a CDS encoding glycosyltransferase family 2 protein has protein sequence MATYNGSDYIREQLDSILPQLNNDDEIVISDDHSSDDTIERIKALGDPRIKIFYNTGEQGFTSNFENALKHATKPIIFLSDQDDIWMPSKVTYCMERLAGGCDLVVHDAVVVDENKNVLHDSFYRVRHVHRTLIGNLVKFGYLGCCMAFRREILEVALPFPTNRKCCLHDNWLYLVGSAFFKSTIVNEKLILYRRHTHNTSTGGIGSSTTTAGFKLKYRFYLICRLIGRMRLDRHRK, from the coding sequence ATGGCAACCTACAATGGGTCTGATTATATCCGGGAACAACTAGACTCAATCTTACCTCAATTGAACAACGACGACGAAATAGTCATATCGGACGACCATTCATCGGACGATACAATCGAACGGATCAAAGCTTTGGGAGACCCACGCATCAAAATTTTCTACAACACTGGAGAACAGGGATTCACGTCTAATTTCGAAAATGCCTTGAAACATGCCACTAAACCGATCATATTCCTGTCGGATCAAGACGATATATGGATGCCCTCCAAAGTCACCTATTGCATGGAGCGTCTGGCCGGAGGGTGCGATCTGGTAGTCCACGATGCCGTCGTCGTCGACGAGAACAAAAACGTTTTACACGACTCTTTCTACCGTGTGAGGCATGTTCATAGAACGCTCATAGGCAATCTTGTCAAATTCGGATATTTGGGATGCTGCATGGCTTTCCGACGCGAGATTCTGGAAGTAGCTCTACCGTTTCCGACGAATCGCAAATGTTGTCTCCACGATAATTGGCTCTATTTGGTAGGAAGCGCTTTTTTCAAAAGCACAATTGTGAACGAGAAATTAATTCTCTATCGTCGACACACCCATAACACCTCGACCGGCGGCATAGGTTCTTCCACCACGACAGCGGGCTTTAAACTGAAGTATCGTTTTTACCTGATATGCCGATTGATCGGTCGAATGCGACTTGATCGTCATCGAAAATAA
- a CDS encoding NAD-dependent epimerase/dehydratase family protein yields the protein MKNILITGGAGFIGSHVALKLADKGYEVTVLDNLSPQIHGEDPQNTSPLYRSIRDRVRFLRGSVTDRNDWLRALDGQHAVIHLAAETGTGQSMYEIEKYTAVNIGGTSLMLDLLTNTKHSVEKVIVAASRAIYGEGRYLSEEMGYVYPLSRADEDMRRGDFECKYPGCTKPLRLVGTTEDSAIHPTSVYGITKQVQEQLVMTVCPAIGIAPVAFRYQNVYGPGQSLSNPYTGILSIFSTRIKNGNGINIFEDGRETRDFVYIDDVADATILGLEKASADGEAFNVGTGVATDVMTVARTLIDKYGTEVPLTVSGNYRLGDIRHNFADISKARRLLGFSPRWSFDAGIERFARWVDGQQVQADRYEDSIEEMKRKGLYK from the coding sequence ATGAAAAATATTCTGATCACGGGCGGCGCGGGCTTTATCGGCTCGCACGTCGCGCTCAAGCTCGCCGACAAAGGATACGAAGTCACCGTGCTCGATAATCTGTCGCCGCAGATTCACGGCGAGGACCCCCAAAACACCTCCCCGCTGTACCGCAGCATCCGCGACCGCGTGCGCTTCCTGCGCGGCAGCGTAACCGACCGGAACGACTGGCTGCGGGCCCTTGACGGACAGCATGCCGTGATCCATCTGGCCGCCGAAACCGGAACCGGGCAGTCGATGTACGAGATCGAGAAATACACTGCCGTCAACATCGGCGGCACCTCGCTGATGCTCGACCTGCTCACGAACACGAAGCATTCGGTCGAGAAGGTGATCGTCGCAGCATCGCGCGCGATTTACGGCGAGGGACGCTATCTGAGCGAGGAGATGGGATACGTCTATCCGCTCTCGCGCGCCGACGAGGACATGAGACGGGGCGACTTCGAGTGCAAGTACCCCGGCTGCACGAAGCCGCTACGGCTGGTCGGGACGACCGAAGACTCGGCGATTCACCCTACGTCCGTCTACGGCATCACCAAGCAGGTGCAGGAACAGCTCGTGATGACCGTCTGTCCCGCGATCGGCATCGCCCCGGTCGCCTTCCGCTATCAGAACGTCTACGGACCCGGCCAGTCGCTCAGCAATCCCTATACGGGCATCCTGTCCATCTTTTCGACCCGGATTAAAAACGGAAACGGAATCAATATCTTCGAGGACGGCCGCGAGACGCGCGACTTCGTCTATATCGACGACGTGGCCGACGCGACGATCCTCGGTCTGGAAAAGGCCTCGGCTGACGGCGAGGCATTCAATGTCGGCACGGGCGTGGCGACTGACGTCATGACGGTCGCGCGCACGCTGATCGACAAGTACGGCACCGAGGTCCCTCTCACGGTCAGCGGGAACTATCGGCTGGGCGACATCCGGCACAATTTCGCCGACATCTCGAAAGCCCGGCGGCTGCTCGGATTCTCTCCCCGCTGGTCGTTCGACGCCGGCATCGAGCGGTTCGCCCGGTGGGTAGACGGCCAGCAGGTGCAGGCAGACCGGTACGAAGACTCGATCGAGGAAATGAAGCGGAAAGGATTGTATAAATAG
- a CDS encoding BACON domain-containing protein → MKKLFYYCLLLLPTLLIWQCKDDDYPPLPPVDTSLKFHVEDTLVMSTAGGNSTISLQSAKDWKLDVEYDATDPDKDWLSTDPTSGTASGTASVTVTTLASLVERKATLVLSQVGEDTEAPVRLVVRQDVDGFSVEKKNYPVGYEESVVQVKFLTNVTNYAAEVAEKDQKWIIPLPATMAATEAGLSFTIKKNTGPAARTGTITIYDADGKASSVNVTVTQEGAPVTGSVVYEGNNALDAVMMNVNGEYVSYTLRQDPATQADLVAEHYWSSGWYYAIPCYISGVESIFYGNEKYVFDDAGSNSIALRFNAETSMRTMCYGGDKDKVKLYYWDTDYAKTVANGPVLEDVPSVSSGWGYIGGNGQRWDPSGDYLLVIEPNEAGAYVDVADYKAHPALESALDGIECFIDGQPATKIISLSYIVFKDDTQAKIELGRSTVKNISSSDGVRWNMKDEYYLNRAMIKDDPKETGDVINASKLGHANNIASVKVGTKTYMALSDANGKIWVASTTDGKDWTIVKEELSLTGSVSSMVVKDGTLNFYYAKDGALHLATASATDGWVDALTDAGQVLQLPDGVNNGTVVYNDVSSQFQFIYVSADDEILSKVSDTANGSFEPGDVILEGAATGADKPFFVTDGEGHIGADAGIAYTFNSGVYVQM, encoded by the coding sequence ATGAAAAAGCTTTTTTACTATTGTTTGTTACTGCTTCCGACTTTGTTGATATGGCAGTGCAAGGACGACGACTATCCACCCCTGCCTCCCGTGGATACCTCGCTCAAATTTCATGTTGAGGATACGCTGGTGATGTCTACGGCCGGCGGTAACAGCACGATTTCCTTGCAGTCGGCGAAGGATTGGAAGCTCGACGTCGAGTACGATGCGACCGATCCCGACAAGGACTGGCTGTCGACGGACCCGACCTCGGGCACGGCGAGCGGCACGGCTTCGGTGACCGTTACGACGCTTGCCTCTTTGGTAGAGCGTAAGGCTACGCTGGTACTGTCTCAGGTAGGCGAGGATACGGAAGCGCCGGTGCGTCTGGTCGTTAGGCAGGACGTGGACGGTTTCTCCGTGGAAAAAAAGAATTATCCTGTAGGCTATGAAGAGTCGGTCGTTCAGGTGAAGTTCCTGACCAATGTGACTAACTATGCCGCCGAGGTGGCCGAGAAGGATCAGAAGTGGATCATTCCGCTGCCGGCTACGATGGCTGCGACCGAAGCCGGTCTCTCGTTCACGATCAAGAAGAATACGGGTCCCGCCGCCCGTACGGGTACGATTACCATTTACGATGCCGACGGCAAAGCTTCCAGCGTGAATGTGACGGTGACCCAGGAGGGCGCTCCGGTTACGGGCTCGGTAGTCTACGAGGGCAATAACGCGCTCGATGCCGTGATGATGAACGTGAACGGCGAGTATGTCTCGTATACGCTGCGTCAGGATCCGGCCACTCAAGCGGACCTGGTTGCGGAGCATTATTGGAGTTCAGGGTGGTATTACGCTATTCCATGTTATATAAGTGGGGTAGAGAGTATCTTTTACGGAAACGAGAAATATGTTTTTGATGATGCCGGTAGCAATTCGATTGCGTTACGATTCAATGCGGAGACGTCAATGCGAACGATGTGTTATGGCGGAGACAAGGATAAGGTGAAACTTTATTATTGGGATACGGACTATGCCAAGACTGTTGCTAACGGGCCGGTTCTTGAAGACGTTCCGAGTGTTTCCAGTGGATGGGGATACATCGGTGGAAACGGTCAGAGATGGGATCCTTCGGGAGATTATTTGTTAGTAATCGAACCTAATGAAGCAGGGGCGTATGTTGATGTGGCTGATTATAAAGCGCATCCGGCTTTGGAAAGTGCGTTAGACGGTATAGAATGTTTTATTGACGGACAACCTGCAACGAAAATTATTTCTCTTTCCTACATCGTATTTAAGGATGACACTCAGGCTAAAATAGAGTTAGGACGTTCTACCGTAAAGAATATCAGTTCGAGCGACGGTGTAAGATGGAATATGAAAGATGAATATTATCTGAACCGAGCTATGATTAAGGACGATCCAAAAGAAACCGGGGATGTTATAAATGCCAGCAAGTTAGGACATGCCAATAATATTGCATCAGTGAAAGTTGGAACGAAGACTTATATGGCGCTGTCCGATGCGAACGGCAAGATTTGGGTGGCTTCGACGACCGACGGTAAGGACTGGACGATCGTGAAGGAAGAGCTTTCGCTGACCGGTTCGGTTTCTTCGATGGTGGTTAAGGACGGTACGCTCAACTTCTACTATGCGAAGGACGGAGCGCTCCATCTGGCGACCGCGTCGGCAACCGACGGCTGGGTTGATGCTTTGACCGATGCCGGTCAGGTTCTCCAGTTGCCCGACGGCGTGAACAACGGTACGGTCGTTTACAACGATGTGAGCAGCCAGTTCCAATTCATCTACGTATCCGCTGACGACGAAATTCTCTCGAAGGTGTCGGATACTGCGAACGGTTCGTTCGAGCCGGGCGACGTGATTTTGGAAGGTGCTGCTACCGGTGCCGACAAGCCGTTCTTCGTAACCGACGGCGAGGGGCATATCGGTGCTGACGCCGGTATCGCCTATACGTTCAACAGCGGCGTGTACGTGCAGATGTAA
- a CDS encoding GH39 family glycosyl hydrolase, translating into MKTTASKYGMRLLVCVLLAATAGSATAGPDRDGGTGVAKASVRIFADSAAGPIKELNGGNLAPPLMDEEMPGCDIRESFSRLNIPITRLHDAPLENAGMRVVDIPLIFANFHADANDPRNYYFDQTDDYIRNCVESGTQVYYRLGTSIEHSRNKYFTDPPSDAGKWIDVVSNVIRHYTEGKWNGYRYDIEYWEIWNEPDLGPKMWTGTLEAFNDFYATAARELKKRFPHLKFGGPGHCAFGEEKVKAFAENCAKHGAPLDFYSFHYYSPSDTELLQMALDARRWLDESGFPDTEIHLNEWHYNPYGGALWGMGPVEQNEAIRFMRGLESAAFLNTVLIGWQDTPIDRAFYYTVTTTRWGLYDDRTPNKTYYGMQAFGELTRYGERVAAAGNLPEGSRTLAGRNAAGDLAILTACWKSGPLEIAFDIDGIERFGSIEVRMLDPTHDLEKVFSAGTVSGPLKVRTVSESSVILIEMKKSRPDPAEK; encoded by the coding sequence ATGAAGACGACTGCATCGAAATACGGCATGCGCCTGCTGGTATGCGTCCTGCTCGCCGCGACGGCCGGTTCCGCAACGGCAGGACCGGACCGGGACGGTGGGACCGGCGTTGCAAAGGCGAGCGTCCGGATATTCGCCGACAGCGCGGCCGGGCCGATCAAGGAACTGAACGGCGGCAATCTGGCCCCTCCGCTGATGGACGAGGAGATGCCCGGCTGCGACATCCGCGAATCGTTCTCGCGGCTGAACATCCCGATCACCCGGCTGCACGACGCGCCGCTGGAAAACGCGGGCATGCGGGTAGTCGACATTCCTCTGATATTCGCCAACTTCCATGCCGACGCGAACGATCCCCGCAACTATTATTTCGATCAGACCGACGACTACATCCGCAATTGCGTCGAAAGCGGCACGCAGGTATACTACCGCCTCGGTACGTCGATCGAGCACAGCCGCAACAAATATTTCACCGACCCGCCCTCCGACGCGGGCAAATGGATCGACGTCGTGTCGAACGTCATCCGCCACTATACGGAAGGGAAATGGAACGGATACCGCTACGACATCGAGTACTGGGAAATCTGGAACGAGCCCGATCTGGGCCCGAAAATGTGGACCGGGACGCTCGAAGCGTTCAACGACTTTTACGCTACGGCGGCCCGGGAGCTGAAAAAGCGGTTCCCGCACCTGAAGTTCGGCGGGCCGGGTCATTGCGCTTTCGGAGAGGAGAAGGTGAAAGCCTTCGCCGAGAACTGCGCGAAGCACGGGGCTCCGCTCGACTTCTATTCGTTCCACTACTACTCTCCGTCCGACACCGAGCTGCTGCAAATGGCGCTCGACGCCCGGCGATGGCTCGACGAGAGCGGCTTCCCCGATACGGAAATCCACCTGAACGAATGGCACTACAATCCCTACGGGGGCGCGCTGTGGGGCATGGGGCCCGTCGAGCAGAACGAGGCGATCCGGTTCATGCGCGGACTCGAGTCGGCCGCCTTCCTGAACACGGTGCTGATCGGATGGCAGGACACGCCGATCGACCGGGCGTTCTACTACACGGTCACGACGACGCGCTGGGGCCTGTACGACGACCGGACGCCGAACAAGACCTATTACGGCATGCAAGCCTTCGGCGAGCTGACTCGCTACGGCGAACGGGTAGCGGCGGCGGGGAACCTGCCCGAAGGCTCCCGCACGCTGGCGGGACGAAACGCCGCGGGCGATCTGGCCATACTGACGGCCTGCTGGAAATCGGGACCTCTGGAAATCGCTTTCGACATCGACGGAATCGAGCGGTTCGGCTCCATCGAGGTCCGGATGCTCGACCCGACGCACGATCTGGAAAAGGTTTTTTCCGCCGGGACGGTCTCGGGCCCGCTGAAAGTCCGCACCGTATCCGAATCGAGCGTCATCCTGATCGAGATGAAAAAATCCCGGCCCGATCCGGCAGAAAAATAG
- a CDS encoding YjjG family noncanonical pyrimidine nucleotidase, with translation MRYDCLFFDLDRTLWDVDRNQKKALRVLYGRYGLDRSGIGFERCFAVFERINAGLWDDYRDGKISRETLRDTRFERMLDEIGLSDRALARTLADDYLKLAPTFRGLIPYAREVVRELSGRYPMYIVTNGFAGVQQIKLRHSGLDGYFRGVVCSEDAGANKPDPRIFEYALDLAGVKAGAAVMIGDDPYSDIPGAERAGIDSIWFDPSGMPCECRPTYRIGSLRELLALL, from the coding sequence ATGAGGTACGACTGCCTGTTTTTCGATCTCGACCGCACGCTGTGGGATGTCGATCGCAATCAGAAGAAAGCCTTGAGGGTGCTGTACGGCCGTTACGGCTTGGATCGTTCCGGCATCGGGTTCGAGCGCTGCTTCGCGGTGTTCGAGCGGATCAACGCCGGCTTGTGGGACGATTACCGCGACGGGAAAATCTCGCGCGAGACACTGCGCGACACGCGTTTCGAGCGGATGCTCGACGAGATCGGCCTGAGCGACCGGGCGCTGGCCCGGACTCTGGCCGACGATTACCTGAAGCTCGCCCCGACGTTCCGCGGCCTGATTCCGTATGCGAGGGAAGTCGTCCGCGAGCTGAGCGGGCGGTATCCGATGTATATCGTGACCAACGGTTTCGCCGGAGTGCAGCAGATCAAGCTGCGTCACAGCGGGTTGGACGGCTATTTCCGGGGCGTCGTTTGCTCCGAAGACGCCGGGGCGAACAAACCCGATCCGCGCATTTTCGAATACGCCCTCGATTTGGCAGGGGTAAAGGCCGGTGCGGCCGTGATGATCGGCGACGACCCGTACAGCGATATTCCCGGCGCGGAGCGGGCCGGGATCGATTCGATCTGGTTCGATCCCTCGGGTATGCCGTGCGAATGCCGTCCGACGTACAGGATCGGATCGCTCAGGGAGCTGCTGGCGTTGTTGTAG